A single window of Chloracidobacterium sp. DNA harbors:
- a CDS encoding GNAT family N-acetyltransferase → MTVKLDIRECTTLEQLGECVDLQREVFALPEVELSPVRHFVVTKNAGGFTLGAFDGDRLAGYVLSVPAFLRGEKAFYSHMTGVRSEYQSLGVGARLKWAQRERALSVGVKYIKWTFEPVKARNGYFNLEKLGAIVSEYQRNFYGTDYAVAPESGKQIGLQSDRLFAEWDLESEKVRALGNGEKYVTPGEPEAEVRIIDDWPTLVEGDPAAALELQLRVRREFEAAFADGLVGRAFRRDPHQPAYLLYRG, encoded by the coding sequence ATGACCGTTAAACTTGATATTCGCGAATGCACAACGCTTGAGCAATTAGGCGAGTGTGTCGACCTGCAGAGAGAAGTGTTTGCCTTGCCCGAGGTTGAGTTATCTCCCGTTCGTCATTTTGTGGTGACAAAGAATGCGGGCGGTTTCACGCTCGGGGCATTTGACGGCGATCGTCTCGCGGGCTACGTTCTCAGCGTTCCGGCTTTTCTGCGTGGTGAAAAGGCGTTTTATTCGCATATGACCGGCGTTAGGTCTGAATACCAGAGTCTGGGAGTCGGTGCTCGGCTTAAGTGGGCCCAGCGCGAACGGGCGTTGTCGGTGGGCGTCAAGTATATTAAATGGACTTTTGAGCCGGTAAAGGCTCGCAACGGTTATTTCAATCTCGAAAAACTCGGGGCGATCGTCAGCGAGTATCAGCGTAATTTCTACGGGACCGATTACGCGGTCGCTCCTGAAAGCGGGAAACAGATCGGCCTGCAAAGTGATCGGCTCTTTGCCGAATGGGATCTCGAAAGTGAAAAGGTACGGGCACTTGGCAACGGCGAAAAATATGTTACGCCCGGCGAACCGGAGGCTGAGGTAAGGATCATTGACGATTGGCCCACACTTGTTGAGGGCGACCCGGCGGCCGCCTTAGAACTGCAGTTGCGAGTCAGGCGAGAATTCGAGGCGGCATTTGCGGACGGACTGGTGGGGAGGGCATTTCGCCGCGACCCGCATCAACCCGCTTATCTGCTCTACAGAGGATAG
- a CDS encoding HD domain-containing protein, translating into MQSAPAENPKIEEKLLKVSSEMDTFEGYAETHAQRMASLADSIAVTLNVEPHDRTLLRQAVLIHDIGEVQMGREYISASRPLTDDERVDLQRHPVIGEQAASKLELSRAAQLVVRWHHEWWCGAGYPDALTGEEIPLAARILRVADTYAALVTSRPFRPAMSQEEARQYMVEWAGIEFDPAVIKAFLTPRS; encoded by the coding sequence ATGCAGAGTGCTCCGGCGGAAAACCCGAAGATCGAAGAGAAATTACTAAAAGTTTCGTCCGAAATGGATACCTTTGAGGGCTACGCCGAGACGCACGCCCAGCGTATGGCGTCGCTTGCCGACTCGATCGCTGTCACGCTAAATGTCGAACCTCACGACCGGACGCTTTTGCGGCAGGCGGTGCTGATACACGACATCGGCGAGGTCCAGATGGGCAGAGAATATATCTCCGCATCGAGGCCTCTGACCGACGATGAGCGGGTCGACCTCCAACGGCATCCGGTCATCGGCGAGCAAGCAGCATCCAAATTGGAGCTATCAAGGGCGGCTCAGTTGGTCGTCAGGTGGCACCACGAATGGTGGTGCGGGGCGGGCTACCCGGACGCTCTGACCGGCGAAGAAATTCCGCTCGCGGCCCGCATACTGAGAGTTGCGGACACCTACGCAGCACTGGTCACTTCGCGGCCGTTCAGGCCGGCGATGTCGCAGGAAGAAGCACGACAATATATGGTCGAATGGGCCGGGATCGAATTTGATCCGGCGGTCATCAAAGCGTTTCTCACCCCAAGATCGTAA
- a CDS encoding zinc-ribbon domain containing protein — MPDIQIPCIQCREIFVFSEKDQDIFYQRNMMPPQRCTACRSKKSAQRVDAPSKFDIVCDHCGKHDQVPFQPKVGRSVLCRECHEASRSRNRH, encoded by the coding sequence GTGCCGGACATCCAAATTCCTTGTATCCAATGCCGAGAGATATTTGTTTTTTCTGAGAAAGATCAGGATATTTTTTACCAACGCAATATGATGCCGCCGCAACGCTGCACGGCGTGCAGATCTAAGAAGTCGGCGCAACGGGTTGACGCTCCAAGTAAGTTCGACATCGTATGCGATCATTGCGGCAAGCACGATCAGGTGCCGTTTCAGCCAAAGGTAGGACGTTCTGTACTATGCCGGGAATGTCACGAAGCAAGCCGCTCGCGCAACCGCCATTGA
- a CDS encoding enoyl-CoA hydratase/isomerase family protein produces MGFETVDYAFDGRVATVTLNRPEALNALSLQLTVDLLAACRKAADDRARAVVLTGNGRAFCSGGDLREMQSMWQREGRIEAFLEDPLAALHGVIKFIRETPVPFIAAVNGVCAGAGTNFALACDLIVAADNATFNEAFVRIGLSPDCGGTFFLPRAVGEKLAAELFMLGGTVDAARALQIGMINRVVADESLLDEAHALAAKLAAGPTGSIGRIKRMLNASYSNDLDAQLALEHECQLESGRADDFREGVTAFFEKRPADFQGK; encoded by the coding sequence ATGGGATTTGAGACCGTAGATTACGCTTTTGACGGCCGCGTCGCGACCGTTACGTTGAATCGGCCCGAGGCACTCAACGCGCTCTCGTTGCAATTGACCGTCGACCTGCTGGCCGCGTGCCGCAAAGCCGCGGACGACCGTGCAAGAGCGGTAGTTTTGACGGGGAACGGGCGGGCATTTTGCTCAGGCGGCGATCTGCGGGAAATGCAGTCTATGTGGCAAAGGGAAGGCCGCATTGAGGCGTTTCTCGAGGATCCGCTGGCTGCACTTCACGGCGTTATCAAATTTATACGCGAGACTCCGGTCCCATTTATTGCGGCCGTAAACGGCGTTTGTGCGGGAGCAGGAACCAACTTTGCGCTTGCTTGTGACCTGATCGTCGCGGCCGATAATGCAACGTTTAACGAGGCATTTGTTCGCATAGGGCTTTCGCCCGACTGCGGGGGCACATTCTTTTTGCCACGGGCTGTAGGCGAAAAGCTTGCGGCGGAGCTATTTATGCTCGGCGGCACTGTCGATGCCGCCCGTGCTCTGCAGATCGGTATGATAAATCGAGTTGTGGCGGACGAAAGTTTATTGGACGAGGCCCATGCCCTCGCCGCCAAACTCGCGGCCGGCCCGACCGGGTCGATCGGCCGGATCAAACGAATGCTGAACGCATCGTATTCGAATGATCTTGACGCTCAACTCGCTCTCGAACACGAATGTCAGCTCGAATCAGGTCGTGCCGACGACTTTCGCGAAGGCGTCACCGCATTTTTCGAAAAGCGCCCGGCCGATTTCCAGGGTAAATAG
- a CDS encoding 4-hydroxyproline epimerase, with protein sequence MSDTPSNRLTAIDSHTGGEPTRVVIGGFPSLGSGSMADRLEIFRRDHDHLRSAVVCEPRGHDAVVGALLCDPVDPRAAAGVIYFNNVGYLGMCGHGTIGLIKTLEHLGKISFGTHLIETPAGAVEATLNRDESVTITNVASYRHAKDVAVDVPDFGPVTGDIAYGGNWFFLIGDHHLSVEPSHLAPLTDFAVAVRNALTAAGITGADGADIDHIELFAPSPNADSRNFVLCPGLEYDRSPCGTGTSAKLACLYADGKLREGDVWRQESLVGSIFEGSVKLVGDVIIPIISGTAHVTAELELILDAADPYRYGIGR encoded by the coding sequence ATGTCAGACACACCAAGTAATAGGTTGACTGCGATCGACTCTCACACGGGCGGCGAACCGACCCGCGTGGTGATCGGCGGCTTTCCTTCGTTGGGCAGTGGGTCGATGGCTGATCGACTCGAGATATTTCGCCGCGATCACGATCATCTTAGATCGGCAGTCGTCTGCGAACCCCGCGGACACGATGCGGTAGTCGGTGCGCTGCTCTGCGATCCGGTCGATCCACGTGCGGCGGCGGGCGTTATCTATTTTAACAACGTCGGATATCTCGGGATGTGCGGTCACGGCACGATCGGGCTCATCAAGACACTCGAACATTTGGGCAAGATCTCATTCGGTACACATCTGATCGAAACCCCCGCCGGTGCGGTCGAGGCAACTCTGAACCGCGACGAATCGGTCACTATCACCAATGTTGCAAGCTATCGTCACGCCAAAGACGTTGCAGTAGATGTTCCCGACTTTGGACCCGTTACGGGCGATATCGCATATGGCGGCAACTGGTTCTTTCTGATCGGCGACCATCACCTATCGGTCGAACCATCACATCTTGCACCCCTTACTGATTTCGCCGTCGCGGTGCGAAACGCCCTCACCGCCGCCGGCATCACCGGTGCTGACGGTGCCGACATCGATCATATTGAGCTTTTTGCCCCAAGCCCGAACGCCGACAGCCGGAATTTCGTACTCTGTCCCGGCCTCGAATATGATCGCTCCCCGTGCGGAACCGGAACGAGTGCCAAACTCGCCTGTCTGTACGCCGACGGCAAACTCCGGGAGGGCGACGTGTGGCGACAGGAAAGCCTGGTCGGCAGCATTTTCGAAGGCAGTGTCAAACTCGTTGGGGATGTGATCATTCCGATCATCAGCGGGACGGCACACGTCACAGCCGAGCTCGAACTCATTCTGGATGCGGCCGATCCGTATCGCTACGGTATCGGCCGATGA
- a CDS encoding Rieske 2Fe-2S domain-containing protein, which yields MSTFEIDPDIRKARTLSADFYTDERYFELSKEKVFSRTWHFLGKADDVEVLKPATILPGFLDEPVLIVKSSEWLSCLSNVCTHRGKILVEEPCNANLIRCSYHGRRFLLNGRCISMPEFEDVEGFPSPEDDLRKLPFAARAGFIFASIDPIAPFGDFINDAAVRLAAIDPHGLRLAETREYEFEAHWALYCENYLEGFHIPYVHHGLNEVVDYGTYTTETFRYSSIQTGYDDAGNVAARYLFVFPNLMFNFYPWGISVNIVRPITRSRTKVEFLTYVSDESLRKTGAGADLHTVEMEDEAVVESVQKGIRSQFYSRGRYSNTREQGTHHFHRLIAEFMK from the coding sequence ATGTCGACGTTTGAAATTGATCCTGACATTCGAAAGGCGAGAACGCTGTCGGCTGACTTCTACACCGATGAGCGTTATTTTGAGCTTTCAAAAGAAAAGGTCTTTTCGCGAACGTGGCATTTTCTCGGAAAGGCCGACGATGTCGAGGTGCTCAAGCCCGCGACTATTCTCCCCGGATTTCTTGACGAACCTGTACTGATCGTAAAATCATCCGAATGGCTTTCGTGCCTATCCAACGTCTGCACCCATCGCGGTAAAATTCTGGTCGAGGAACCCTGCAACGCTAATTTGATCCGCTGTTCCTATCACGGCCGCCGATTCTTGCTTAATGGCAGGTGTATCTCAATGCCCGAGTTCGAGGATGTCGAAGGCTTTCCGTCGCCGGAGGATGATCTGCGTAAACTGCCGTTTGCTGCTCGTGCAGGATTCATCTTCGCCTCGATCGATCCGATCGCCCCATTCGGAGATTTTATCAATGATGCGGCGGTGAGGCTTGCGGCAATTGACCCTCACGGGTTGAGGCTCGCCGAAACCCGGGAATATGAGTTTGAGGCGCACTGGGCATTGTATTGCGAAAATTATCTCGAGGGATTTCACATTCCTTACGTACACCACGGCCTCAATGAAGTAGTCGATTACGGCACATATACGACTGAAACGTTTCGTTACTCCAGCATCCAGACCGGCTACGACGATGCCGGCAATGTCGCGGCGAGATACTTATTTGTCTTTCCCAATCTAATGTTCAACTTCTATCCCTGGGGAATCTCGGTCAATATCGTCCGCCCGATCACGCGATCGAGGACAAAGGTGGAGTTTCTGACATACGTGAGTGACGAATCGCTGCGCAAAACCGGTGCCGGTGCCGATCTCCACACGGTGGAAATGGAGGACGAGGCCGTCGTCGAAAGCGTACAAAAGGGCATTAGGTCGCAGTTTTACAGCCGTGGACGATATTCGAACACTCGGGAGCAGGGAACACATCATTTTCATCGCCTGATCGCCGAGTTTATGAAATAA
- a CDS encoding DnaJ domain-containing protein: MTVVPHGTLTLAVFSINPMTAPIQEDIHGSFLTNPFAELVAEIHQAELTGSLRVSGADKKFIVYFVRGVVRFAVSNARSSRLFDILLTQKRLTVDDLRKIQNFAIDHELIGFLESTGFLDSNSRSDLYVEQINGILIDLLSMPNGEWSFTHLARLREGLTFDVNAGKILADYARCLPTEMILTRFRSLEETFTLVQKHVNKLEPTSDEVNIASHLNDVPTALSAVIQRSGMTEGDAIKALYSLWLSGKAKRSNWHPAFSHTKVTSMLGAVLELKQEAKAYRSPGQADKPVEATDAAAPIAETTPATPLTLDEFLARVAKAETHYDILGVDPKAETATLKQAYFTLAKNFHPDHYHKTGGDMLKRVQDAFTRLTQAHEALKSPEAREVYDFKVRKELTDRKNVEESGVTQQSSQQFQQAAECFERGYSLLLDQEPEASLQFFARAVHFDPGNARYHAYYGKALSTDTQKRHKAEGEMQAAVKIDPNNPKYRLMLAEFFIAMKLLKRAEGELTRLLALSPTNREARELLASLQI; the protein is encoded by the coding sequence ATGACGGTTGTTCCTCACGGAACTCTGACCCTCGCAGTATTCTCGATCAACCCGATGACCGCCCCTATTCAAGAAGATATTCACGGTAGTTTTCTGACTAATCCGTTTGCCGAACTCGTCGCTGAGATCCACCAGGCCGAGCTTACCGGCAGTTTGCGGGTTTCCGGTGCGGACAAGAAATTTATCGTCTATTTTGTGCGTGGCGTCGTTCGGTTTGCGGTATCGAATGCGAGGTCTTCGCGCCTTTTTGACATTCTGCTTACCCAAAAGCGTCTGACGGTGGACGATCTGCGAAAGATCCAAAACTTCGCTATCGACCACGAACTTATCGGTTTTCTTGAATCGACCGGATTTCTGGATTCGAATTCCCGAAGTGACCTATATGTCGAACAAATAAACGGCATACTCATCGACCTTTTGTCGATGCCAAACGGCGAATGGTCATTCACGCACCTTGCACGTTTGCGTGAGGGACTCACCTTTGATGTCAACGCCGGCAAGATACTGGCCGATTACGCTCGCTGTCTGCCCACTGAAATGATCTTGACAAGATTCCGGAGTCTTGAGGAAACATTTACGTTGGTCCAAAAGCACGTGAACAAATTGGAACCAACGTCCGATGAGGTCAACATTGCTTCACACCTGAATGATGTGCCGACTGCTTTGTCGGCCGTGATCCAGCGTTCGGGGATGACCGAGGGAGATGCGATCAAGGCTCTCTATTCGCTTTGGCTTTCGGGCAAGGCAAAACGTTCAAATTGGCATCCGGCGTTTTCGCATACTAAGGTCACTTCGATGCTCGGAGCGGTTTTGGAATTAAAGCAAGAGGCCAAGGCATATCGATCGCCGGGACAGGCTGATAAGCCCGTCGAAGCGACGGACGCGGCCGCACCGATCGCTGAGACTACGCCCGCCACCCCACTTACGCTTGACGAGTTTCTCGCACGCGTTGCGAAGGCCGAGACGCATTACGACATTCTCGGCGTCGACCCGAAAGCTGAGACCGCAACTTTGAAACAGGCGTATTTTACACTGGCAAAAAACTTTCACCCGGATCACTATCACAAGACCGGCGGCGACATGCTAAAGCGGGTACAGGACGCTTTTACACGATTGACCCAGGCTCACGAGGCTCTGAAGAGTCCCGAGGCTCGCGAAGTGTACGATTTTAAGGTACGAAAGGAACTTACCGACCGCAAGAATGTCGAAGAATCAGGCGTCACTCAACAAAGCAGCCAACAATTTCAGCAAGCTGCCGAGTGTTTCGAACGCGGCTACAGTCTGCTTTTGGATCAGGAACCCGAGGCCAGTCTTCAATTTTTCGCTCGTGCTGTGCACTTCGACCCGGGCAACGCCAGGTACCACGCTTATTATGGAAAGGCACTATCGACAGATACCCAAAAGCGGCACAAGGCAGAAGGTGAAATGCAGGCTGCGGTAAAGATCGACCCGAACAATCCCAAGTACCGGCTTATGCTCGCAGAGTTTTTTATTGCAATGAAGTTATTGAAACGAGCCGAGGGTGAACTAACCCGGTTATTGGCTCTCTCGCCAACCAACCGTGAGGCTCGCGAGCTCTTGGCGAGTCTTCAAATATAG
- a CDS encoding (2Fe-2S)-binding protein, which translates to MITLTINNEPISVADGTTVAAAIFIIGTDTFRRSVRGKFRGPMCGMGVCFECRVTIDGVSLQRSCNILAADGMEVLTDG; encoded by the coding sequence TTGATCACATTAACGATAAATAATGAACCGATTTCCGTCGCCGATGGCACGACAGTAGCCGCGGCGATCTTCATCATCGGTACCGACACATTTCGGCGTTCTGTTCGCGGCAAATTTCGCGGACCGATGTGCGGAATGGGCGTTTGCTTTGAATGTCGTGTGACGATCGATGGCGTGTCGCTCCAACGCAGTTGTAATATTCTAGCCGCCGATGGGATGGAGGTTTTGACCGATGGCTAG
- a CDS encoding histone deacetylase, which translates to MKTALIHHPIYQKHDTGPGHPETPQRYTAIMEALRGDTELWKSLAEITPEKASKGLIQAVHTAQHFKRVEGAVENGLDRLDADTTISMKSFDASLFAAGGACAAVDAVMQGVARNAFVAARPPGHHATGEHSMGFCIFNNVAVAARYAQNNYKDVERVAIIDWDVHHGNGTQGIFYVEPTVHFFSMHQYPWYPGTGARGETGHGRGLGSTLNVPVKANTQAEEQRRMFDGALEDISRRFTPDLIFISAGFDGHLTDPLGQLRLEDSDFVSMTASVMQWADDVCGGRVVSCLEGGYNLSTIGETVRNHVAELSRS; encoded by the coding sequence ATGAAAACCGCATTGATCCATCATCCGATCTACCAAAAACACGATACCGGCCCCGGGCATCCGGAAACGCCGCAGCGATACACCGCGATTATGGAAGCACTGCGCGGCGACACCGAGCTGTGGAAAAGCCTGGCCGAGATCACACCGGAAAAGGCATCGAAAGGCTTGATCCAGGCCGTGCATACCGCACAACATTTCAAGCGTGTCGAGGGCGCGGTCGAAAACGGCCTCGACCGCCTCGATGCCGATACGACCATCTCGATGAAGTCGTTCGATGCCTCGCTGTTTGCCGCCGGCGGAGCGTGTGCCGCTGTCGATGCTGTGATGCAAGGCGTAGCACGCAACGCGTTTGTGGCCGCCAGGCCGCCCGGGCATCACGCAACCGGAGAACACTCAATGGGGTTTTGCATATTCAACAATGTCGCTGTCGCCGCAAGGTACGCTCAAAATAATTACAAAGACGTCGAACGTGTCGCGATCATCGATTGGGACGTGCATCATGGCAATGGGACGCAGGGAATATTCTACGTCGAACCGACCGTCCATTTCTTTTCGATGCACCAATATCCGTGGTATCCCGGGACCGGGGCACGCGGTGAGACCGGTCACGGGCGGGGCCTGGGATCAACACTAAATGTACCGGTCAAAGCTAATACTCAAGCAGAGGAACAGCGAAGAATGTTTGACGGTGCACTCGAGGATATATCGAGGCGATTCACGCCTGATCTGATATTTATCTCAGCCGGGTTTGACGGCCATTTGACCGATCCGCTCGGTCAACTTCGGCTGGAAGATAGTGACTTTGTTTCGATGACCGCCTCTGTAATGCAATGGGCGGACGACGTTTGCGGCGGCCGCGTCGTATCGTGTCTCGAGGGTGGTTACAATCTCTCGACTATTGGTGAGACCGTGCGGAATCACGTCGCTGAACTCAGCCGTTCATAA
- a CDS encoding FAD-binding oxidoreductase, which produces MTTFDVAIVGAGIVGAACAASLAAEGLKVAVIESRGVASGTTSAGMGHIVVMDDSEAQFALTRYSQALWNALEPKLPGSAEFEHCGTIWVAADDDEMQEVRRKHEFYAERGIASEILDEHSLRAAEPNLRQGLAGGLLVKSDSVVYQPRATRYLIESATASGAELKIGARAMGISSRGVKLENGDLIAARNVVNAAGIAAGEFSPGLAIAKRKGHLAITERYPGFARHQLVELGYLKSAHGTGADSVAFNAQPRGTGQILLGSSRQFGADDGAIDHNILRRMTERAFEYMPNLHSLSVTRVWTGFRPATPDNLPYIGKLAANNNVFIAAGHEGLGITTSLGTAALITDAILGRESLIPIEPYSPARTFEEH; this is translated from the coding sequence ATGACCACATTTGACGTTGCTATCGTCGGTGCGGGTATCGTCGGTGCCGCTTGTGCCGCGAGTCTCGCGGCCGAGGGATTAAAGGTCGCCGTGATCGAATCACGCGGCGTCGCCTCGGGCACGACATCTGCCGGAATGGGTCATATCGTCGTGATGGACGATAGCGAAGCTCAATTTGCTCTGACGCGATATTCACAAGCTCTCTGGAACGCTCTCGAACCTAAACTCCCCGGATCTGCCGAATTTGAACACTGCGGAACGATCTGGGTGGCGGCCGATGATGATGAAATGCAAGAGGTGCGTCGAAAGCACGAGTTTTACGCCGAACGAGGCATCGCATCGGAAATACTTGACGAGCATTCACTGCGGGCGGCCGAACCGAACCTTCGCCAAGGCCTCGCCGGGGGGTTGCTTGTCAAAAGTGATAGTGTTGTCTACCAACCTCGGGCAACCCGTTATTTGATCGAAAGTGCGACGGCGAGCGGAGCCGAATTAAAAATCGGCGCGCGCGCAATGGGTATTTCGAGTCGCGGCGTTAAGCTCGAAAACGGCGATCTTATCGCGGCCCGCAACGTCGTGAACGCGGCAGGAATTGCAGCAGGAGAATTTTCACCGGGCCTTGCCATCGCAAAGCGAAAGGGCCATCTCGCGATCACCGAACGCTATCCGGGCTTTGCTCGGCACCAACTCGTCGAACTCGGCTATCTCAAATCCGCTCACGGCACTGGAGCGGACTCGGTCGCATTCAATGCGCAGCCACGAGGCACCGGCCAAATCCTGCTTGGTTCGTCACGTCAATTCGGGGCCGACGACGGAGCGATCGACCACAATATTCTGCGGCGAATGACCGAGCGGGCATTTGAATATATGCCGAACCTTCACTCTCTATCGGTGACGCGGGTTTGGACCGGATTTAGGCCGGCCACACCTGATAACTTACCGTACATCGGTAAGTTGGCCGCGAACAATAATGTATTTATTGCCGCCGGTCACGAAGGCTTGGGCATCACGACCTCGCTCGGGACGGCCGCATTGATCACCGATGCGATACTCGGCCGCGAATCATTGATACCGATCGAACCGTACTCGCCGGCGAGGACATTCGAAGAACATTGA
- a CDS encoding MFS transporter: MRSLTYGELIRGNRNFRNLLAGQFISELGNWFNFIAGLGLVRYVSDASPTAAGLFFVARLIPFAIMSPIAGTFVDRFSRRQVMIATDLARGLIALAFLLVTSPEDLWIAYLATILLHTFGAFFDGAKNAAAPNLTGKEGLLAGTALLFSTRFLLMAVGSALGGWAAAYLGYKAAFVINAVSFIASAYSVWLIPEEATRDEETAGRMASKANREPFMAELREGVKYALTNRFAATILIMNVIWAAGGGSINIIYERLGGVYFASREGWNPDAAVGALWFATGLGLAFGMLIAHRTSAYLDRRKRNRAFIGWTLIVHGVVFSFGALMPTLWYFAFVAFISRAIVGVEYAVQETMFQRSLPDQMRGRISTLDRGAEMTVFGLSSFAAGELMYYITPQTLTVISGVLSALAGVVWFIRQSGEHPEPTTVN, from the coding sequence ATGCGATCGCTCACCTATGGCGAATTGATCAGAGGGAATCGCAATTTCCGCAATCTACTTGCCGGACAATTCATTTCCGAACTCGGTAACTGGTTTAATTTTATTGCCGGGCTAGGGTTGGTGCGCTACGTTTCGGATGCGTCACCGACGGCGGCCGGATTGTTTTTTGTCGCGAGGCTCATCCCTTTTGCGATTATGTCGCCGATCGCGGGGACGTTCGTTGACCGCTTTTCACGGCGGCAGGTGATGATCGCGACGGATCTGGCCCGCGGCCTGATCGCCCTGGCGTTTCTGCTGGTCACGAGCCCCGAGGATCTCTGGATAGCGTATCTTGCCACGATCTTATTACACACATTTGGAGCATTTTTCGACGGAGCCAAAAATGCCGCCGCTCCAAATTTGACGGGCAAAGAGGGTCTACTGGCCGGTACCGCTCTACTTTTTTCGACGCGGTTTTTGCTGATGGCGGTCGGTTCAGCATTAGGCGGATGGGCCGCCGCGTATCTGGGTTACAAGGCGGCGTTCGTCATCAACGCAGTTTCGTTTATTGCATCCGCATACTCCGTGTGGCTGATACCTGAGGAGGCGACCCGGGACGAAGAAACTGCAGGGCGAATGGCGTCAAAAGCCAATCGTGAGCCTTTTATGGCCGAACTGCGCGAAGGTGTCAAATACGCTCTGACCAACCGATTCGCGGCTACGATCCTGATAATGAACGTAATTTGGGCGGCGGGCGGCGGTTCGATCAACATCATTTATGAGCGACTTGGCGGCGTGTACTTTGCCTCGCGTGAGGGATGGAATCCGGATGCCGCGGTCGGAGCACTTTGGTTTGCGACCGGCCTGGGACTAGCTTTCGGGATGCTGATAGCACACCGTACGTCGGCGTACCTCGACCGCAGAAAGCGCAACCGAGCCTTTATCGGATGGACACTGATCGTTCACGGAGTGGTCTTTTCGTTTGGGGCACTGATGCCAACGCTCTGGTATTTTGCGTTCGTTGCCTTTATTTCAAGGGCGATCGTTGGGGTCGAGTACGCCGTCCAAGAGACGATGTTCCAACGTAGTTTGCCGGATCAGATGCGTGGCCGGATCTCGACACTCGATCGCGGCGCTGAAATGACCGTATTCGGGCTCTCCAGTTTTGCGGCGGGCGAACTGATGTACTACATTACGCCGCAGACGCTGACAGTCATTTCCGGCGTACTTTCGGCGCTTGCGGGCGTTGTTTGGTTCATTCGCCAGTCGGGCGAACATCCGGAACCGACCACCGTCAATTAG